From Apium graveolens cultivar Ventura chromosome 9, ASM990537v1, whole genome shotgun sequence, the proteins below share one genomic window:
- the LOC141684574 gene encoding monothiol glutaredoxin-S2-like has product MERVTKMVSQRPVVIFSKSSCCISHTVKSLLQDFGVSPVVYELDEIPRGREIEAALSRLGNNPVVPAVFIGGELVGGANEVMSLHLQRNLRPMLTRAGAMWV; this is encoded by the coding sequence ATGGAAAGGGTTACAAAAATGGTGTCCCAAAGGCCGGTGGTGATATTTAGCAAGAGTAGTTGCTGCATAAGCCACACCGTGAAGTCGCTCTTGCAGGATTTTGGAGTTAGTCCAGTTGTTTACGAGCTGGACGAGATCCCAAGAGGCCGTGAAATCGAGGCAGCATTATCTAGGCTTGGCAACAACCCGGTGGTGCCAGCCGTGTTCATTGGTGGGGAACTGGTAGGAGGAGCCAATGAGGTCATGAGTCTTCACCTCCAGCGTAACTTAAGGCCTATGCTCACCCGAGCTGGAGCTATGTGGGTTTAA